The following are from one region of the Pectobacterium actinidiae genome:
- the uvrY gene encoding UvrY/SirA/GacA family response regulator transcription factor has product MISVFLVDDHELVRAGIRRILDDIKGLKVVGEACCGEDAVKWCRSNDVDVVLMDMSMPGIGGLEATRKILRFTPDIKVIMLTIYTENPLPAKVMQAGAAGYVSKAAAPQEVISAIRAVHAGKRYIASDIAQQMALSQLDPQTDAPLECLSERELQIMLMITKGQKVTEISDQLNLSPKTVNSYRYRMFSKLNINGDVELTHLAIKHGLFTAETLLSSE; this is encoded by the coding sequence TTGATTAGCGTTTTTCTTGTTGATGACCATGAACTGGTGCGGGCAGGGATACGACGCATTCTTGACGATATCAAAGGTCTGAAAGTGGTTGGTGAGGCATGCTGCGGTGAAGATGCCGTCAAATGGTGCCGGAGCAATGATGTGGATGTTGTCCTGATGGACATGAGCATGCCGGGCATCGGCGGGCTTGAAGCAACGCGCAAGATCCTGCGTTTTACTCCAGATATAAAAGTTATCATGCTCACTATTTACACTGAGAATCCGTTGCCTGCTAAAGTGATGCAGGCTGGTGCCGCGGGGTATGTGAGTAAAGCTGCCGCCCCTCAGGAAGTGATCTCTGCCATTCGCGCAGTACATGCAGGTAAACGGTATATTGCTTCTGATATTGCTCAACAGATGGCATTAAGCCAGTTGGATCCGCAGACGGATGCGCCGCTGGAGTGTTTGTCTGAACGCGAATTACAGATTATGCTAATGATAACGAAGGGTCAGAAAGTGACTGAAATCTCAGATCAGCTGAACCTAAGCCCTAAAACAGTGAACAGCTATCGTTACCGTATGTTTAGCAAGCTGAATATCAACGGCGACGTAGAGCTGACCCATCTGGCTATCAAGCACGGGCTTTTTACCGCGGAGACATTGTTAAGTAGTGAGTGA
- a CDS encoding tyrosine-type recombinase/integrase, with product MSLNDSKIRNLKPSAKPFKVSDSHGLYLLVNPGGSRLWYLKYRINRKESRLGLGAYPDVSLADARQQRDGIRKLLAQNINPAQQRSAERTTSSPEKTFKTVALSWHKSNRTWSENHAARLLASMNNHIFPIIGHLPVTELKTRHFIDLLKGIEKRGLLEVAARTRQHMCNIMRHAVHQELIEHNPAANLDGIIAPPIKRHYPALPLEKLPELLTRIEGYQQGRELTRLAVSLTLHLFIRSSELRFARWSEIDFRNKIWTIPATRESIPGVRYSGRGAKMRTPHIVPLSSQSITILKQIREISGHQELIFPGDHNPYKPMCENTVNKALRLMGYDTKDEICGHGFRAMACSALMESGLWAQDAVERQMSHQERNSVRAAYIHKAEYLDARKAMMQWWSDYLDTNREEYVAPYIYAQQHKTAGAA from the coding sequence ATGTCTCTTAACGACTCAAAAATCCGCAACTTAAAACCATCAGCAAAACCCTTCAAAGTTTCCGATTCTCATGGTCTGTACCTTTTAGTTAATCCCGGCGGTTCACGTCTCTGGTATCTCAAATATCGCATCAATAGAAAAGAATCCCGCCTCGGCTTAGGTGCCTACCCTGATGTATCTCTGGCCGACGCTCGTCAGCAACGTGACGGTATTCGAAAATTGCTGGCTCAGAATATCAACCCAGCACAACAGCGATCCGCTGAACGAACCACTTCCTCACCAGAAAAAACCTTCAAGACCGTGGCATTGAGCTGGCATAAAAGCAACCGAACATGGTCAGAGAACCATGCTGCCCGTCTGCTCGCCAGCATGAACAATCATATCTTCCCGATAATTGGACACCTGCCGGTCACCGAACTGAAAACCCGTCATTTCATCGACCTGCTGAAAGGGATTGAAAAAAGAGGTCTGCTGGAAGTGGCGGCACGTACCCGACAGCATATGTGCAACATTATGCGTCATGCTGTGCATCAGGAGTTGATAGAGCACAATCCGGCGGCAAATCTGGATGGCATAATCGCCCCTCCCATCAAACGCCACTACCCTGCCCTTCCGCTGGAAAAACTCCCGGAACTTTTGACTCGCATTGAGGGTTACCAGCAAGGACGAGAGTTAACCCGCCTGGCAGTATCACTCACTCTGCACCTGTTTATCCGTTCCAGCGAACTGCGTTTCGCCCGTTGGTCTGAGATTGATTTCAGAAACAAAATCTGGACCATTCCTGCCACTCGTGAGTCCATCCCCGGAGTCCGCTATTCAGGGCGTGGCGCGAAAATGCGTACCCCGCATATCGTTCCTCTATCCAGTCAGTCCATCACTATTCTGAAACAGATAAGGGAAATCTCCGGGCATCAGGAACTGATATTTCCCGGTGACCATAATCCGTATAAACCAATGTGCGAAAACACGGTCAACAAGGCGTTGCGCTTGATGGGTTATGACACGAAAGATGAAATCTGTGGCCACGGATTCCGCGCAATGGCCTGTAGTGCCCTGATGGAATCCGGACTGTGGGCGCAGGATGCGGTTGAACGACAGATGAGCCATCAAGAACGCAATAGCGTTCGAGCGGCTTACATCCATAAAGCTGAATATCTCGATGCTCGTAAAGCGATGATGCAATGGTGGTCGGATTATCTGGATACCAACCGGGAAGAATATGTTGCGCCATACATTTATGCTCAACAACATAAGACGGCTGGAGCTGCCTGA
- a CDS encoding tyrosine-type recombinase/integrase, translating into MALTDIKVRSAKPEEKPYKLTDGNGMFLLVHTNGSKYWRLRYRSDGKEKTLALGVYPEVPLSEARQKRDEARKLIAAGVDPNEHKKAVKTQQQDDEQTFEAVARAWHTDNKKWSESHAERILKSLSDNIFPAIGSKHISDLKTRDLLTPIKSVERSGRLEVAKRLKQRVTAIMTYAVQNGLIDYNPAQDMAGAIMPGKVEHRPALELERLHELFGRIDGYKGREFTKWVINLSLLIFIRSSELRFARWPEIDFERALWTIPPEREPIPGVKFSERGSKMHTPHLVPLSRQALEILKKIREVSGHCELVFIGDHSSRKPVSEGTVNKALQTMGYDTKTEVCGHGFRTMACSSLIESGLWSRDAVERQMSHQERNGVRAAYIHKAEHLDERKLMLQWWADFLDANRQHVISPFDYTKVNNPFK; encoded by the coding sequence ATGGCACTCACGGACATCAAGGTACGTTCAGCAAAACCGGAAGAGAAGCCTTATAAACTTACCGATGGAAACGGTATGTTTCTTCTGGTTCATACCAACGGGTCTAAATATTGGCGCTTACGCTATCGTTCGGATGGCAAAGAAAAGACGCTGGCGCTAGGTGTCTACCCGGAGGTTCCCCTTTCTGAAGCGCGTCAGAAACGCGATGAGGCACGAAAACTTATTGCTGCTGGCGTTGATCCCAACGAGCATAAAAAAGCAGTCAAAACGCAACAACAAGATGATGAGCAAACCTTCGAGGCTGTTGCTCGCGCTTGGCATACTGATAATAAGAAGTGGTCGGAATCCCATGCTGAACGTATCCTGAAAAGTCTCAGCGACAATATTTTCCCCGCTATCGGTAGCAAACACATCTCAGATCTGAAAACACGCGACTTGCTGACACCGATTAAAAGCGTCGAACGCTCTGGACGCTTAGAAGTGGCTAAACGCCTAAAACAACGCGTGACTGCCATTATGACCTATGCCGTACAAAACGGCCTGATTGACTATAACCCGGCGCAAGATATGGCAGGGGCGATTATGCCCGGCAAAGTCGAACACCGCCCTGCGTTGGAACTCGAACGCTTACATGAACTATTTGGCCGTATAGATGGCTATAAAGGCCGTGAGTTTACCAAGTGGGTGATAAATCTTTCCTTGCTGATTTTTATCCGTTCCAGTGAACTGCGTTTTGCCCGCTGGCCGGAAATCGACTTTGAACGAGCGTTGTGGACGATTCCCCCTGAACGTGAACCGATCCCCGGAGTGAAATTCTCCGAGCGCGGTTCAAAAATGCACACACCACATCTTGTTCCACTAAGCCGTCAGGCACTGGAGATCCTTAAAAAGATCAGAGAGGTGAGTGGGCATTGTGAACTGGTTTTCATTGGCGACCATTCGTCACGAAAACCCGTTAGTGAGGGGACGGTAAACAAAGCGCTGCAAACGATGGGCTACGACACCAAAACGGAAGTGTGTGGTCACGGCTTTCGCACTATGGCCTGTAGTTCACTGATTGAGTCAGGGTTGTGGTCTAGAGATGCTGTGGAACGGCAGATGAGCCATCAGGAGCGTAACGGCGTCCGGGCGGCATATATCCACAAGGCGGAGCATCTCGACGAACGTAAGCTGATGCTGCAATGGTGGGCTGATTTTCTCGATGCGAATAGGCAGCACGTTATATCGCCTTTTGATTACACAAAAGTAAATAATCCATTCAAATAA
- the iraP gene encoding anti-adapter protein IraP, with the protein MNNILSHLLIKLAEKEVGEKALNAKIESLEMLISAIVSTLDDRKINELNKKIEGVVADASQQKDKHNYLALELLAKNINRITTVPLRE; encoded by the coding sequence ATGAATAATATCCTCTCTCATCTTTTAATTAAGCTGGCAGAAAAAGAAGTTGGAGAAAAAGCGCTGAACGCGAAGATTGAATCGTTAGAGATGCTGATCTCTGCTATTGTTTCAACACTTGATGACAGAAAAATCAATGAGTTAAATAAAAAGATAGAAGGTGTGGTTGCTGATGCTTCGCAGCAGAAGGATAAACATAATTACTTAGCTCTCGAACTATTAGCAAAAAACATCAATCGAATCACAACCGTTCCATTACGGGAATAA
- a CDS encoding alpha/beta fold hydrolase has translation MKNFKKHVVQGVFTLLMTITSHAVFAASAVDVIGQDVIFSAPPKGMPSRLSEFKGLKINTFTTSDGVKLRYWEAGKGQPLVFVPGWAANGAEYIYVMYLLSQDYHVYVLDPRNQGLSESASYGSRISRFAMDLREMTQHAGITKASFSGWSMGASVLWSYIDLFGTSNIERIAFVDESPSIYSHQNWTEQERLQAGGSVTSPEAMIEAFRGMKTPNKLVSDLNAFERVQLMDSPWFASSENFSRQVTHNKPQDLERVLFDHLTNDWRDVIEHKIDIPTAIFTGEYSPYIESQRWMQSVIPDSRLFIFTREEQGDHFLMFKNPRKFTSELKSFLNGKANGNLKTTESDNKLSK, from the coding sequence GTGAAAAATTTTAAAAAGCATGTTGTCCAAGGGGTTTTCACTCTTCTTATGACTATTACATCTCATGCCGTATTTGCCGCTTCTGCCGTTGATGTCATTGGTCAGGACGTTATTTTTTCCGCTCCGCCTAAGGGGATGCCATCTAGGCTGTCCGAATTCAAGGGCTTAAAGATAAACACGTTTACCACCAGCGATGGTGTCAAACTTCGTTACTGGGAAGCAGGGAAAGGGCAGCCTCTGGTTTTTGTTCCTGGTTGGGCAGCTAACGGGGCTGAGTATATCTATGTGATGTACCTTTTAAGTCAGGACTATCATGTTTATGTACTGGATCCCAGAAATCAGGGGCTATCTGAATCTGCATCCTATGGAAGTCGTATATCCCGTTTTGCCATGGATCTCCGGGAAATGACGCAGCATGCAGGTATTACTAAAGCCAGTTTTAGTGGATGGTCCATGGGGGCATCTGTTCTGTGGAGTTATATCGATTTATTTGGGACTTCTAACATAGAACGAATTGCATTTGTGGATGAGTCCCCCTCTATCTACAGCCATCAAAACTGGACAGAGCAGGAACGCCTGCAAGCTGGCGGAAGTGTGACTTCACCCGAAGCAATGATTGAAGCATTCCGTGGTATGAAAACACCGAATAAACTTGTTTCCGACCTGAATGCATTCGAACGGGTTCAGTTAATGGATTCACCTTGGTTTGCAAGTTCTGAGAATTTTTCCCGTCAGGTAACTCATAACAAACCACAGGACCTCGAACGGGTTCTCTTTGATCATCTGACCAATGACTGGCGGGATGTTATTGAACACAAGATAGATATTCCAACGGCAATATTTACCGGTGAATACAGTCCATATATTGAAAGCCAGCGCTGGATGCAGTCGGTCATACCGGACTCCAGATTATTTATTTTTACCCGTGAAGAACAAGGTGATCACTTTTTGATGTTCAAAAACCCGCGCAAATTTACGTCTGAACTTAAATCGTTTCTGAACGGGAAAGCCAATGGCAATTTAAAGACAACTGAGAGTGATAATAAACTTAGTAAATAA
- a CDS encoding DUF2594 family protein → MSNADFSTAASAETLAHEVTCLKAMVTLLLKAIGQADAGKVIINMERYIAQLEDAEQAAVFDNTIKQIKTSYRK, encoded by the coding sequence ATGAGCAACGCAGATTTTTCTACTGCTGCATCCGCTGAAACACTGGCCCATGAGGTGACCTGCCTGAAGGCGATGGTTACGCTGTTATTAAAAGCAATCGGCCAGGCGGACGCCGGTAAAGTTATCATCAATATGGAAAGGTATATTGCTCAATTGGAAGATGCCGAGCAAGCCGCAGTCTTTGATAACACGATTAAACAAATCAAAACCAGCTACCGTAAATAG
- the uvrC gene encoding excinuclease ABC subunit UvrC, with translation MSESFDASAFLKTVTSQPGVYRMYDAGNTVIYVGKAKDLKKRLASYFRSHVASRKTEALVKSIKHIDVTITHTETEALLLEHNYIKLYQPRYNVLLRDDKSYPMIFLSGDVHPRLAVHRGAKHAKGEYFGPFPNGNAVRETLILLQKLFPVRQCENSVYRNRSRPCLQYQIGRCLGPCVSGLVSEEDYQQQVDYVRLFLSGKDQQVLNQLISRMEAASRDLHFEDAARIRDQIQAVRRVTEKQFVSGDGEDLDVISVAFDAGMACVYVLFIRQGKVLGSRSYFPKVPGGTELGEVVQTFVGQFYLQGSLGRTLPTEILLDFTLPDKDLLTESLTAVAGRKVQIQTKPRGDRARYLKLARTNAATALVTKLSQQSTIHQRLSALANVLQLPEIHRMECFDISHTMGEQTVASCVVFDANGPLRSEYRRYNISGITPGDDYAAMAQVLRRRYGKALDDSKIPDVIVIDGGKGQLGQAQAVFDSLQVSWDKNKPLLLGVAKGSDRKAGLETLFFESTGEGVALPPDSPALHVIQHIRDDSHDHAIGGHRKKRAKVRNTSTLELIEGVGPKRRQTLLKYMGGLQPLMNASIEEIANVPGISHALAEKIFHALKH, from the coding sequence GTGAGTGAGAGTTTCGATGCTTCGGCATTTTTAAAAACGGTAACGAGCCAGCCCGGTGTCTACCGGATGTATGATGCCGGTAATACGGTCATCTACGTTGGTAAGGCAAAAGACTTAAAAAAACGACTCGCCAGCTATTTCCGCAGTCATGTTGCCAGCCGTAAAACCGAGGCATTAGTCAAAAGCATCAAGCATATTGATGTCACGATCACGCACACAGAAACTGAAGCTTTGCTGCTGGAACACAACTACATCAAGCTTTATCAGCCGCGTTATAACGTCTTGTTGCGCGACGATAAGTCCTATCCCATGATTTTCCTGAGTGGTGATGTGCATCCACGCTTGGCCGTTCACCGTGGGGCTAAGCATGCGAAGGGCGAATACTTCGGCCCATTTCCCAACGGCAATGCCGTGCGTGAAACGCTAATATTGCTGCAAAAACTATTTCCGGTGCGCCAGTGTGAAAATAGCGTTTATCGCAATCGCTCTCGTCCCTGCCTGCAATATCAAATTGGTCGCTGTCTCGGGCCTTGCGTTAGCGGTTTGGTTAGCGAAGAGGATTATCAACAGCAGGTTGACTATGTTCGCCTGTTTTTGTCTGGCAAAGATCAGCAAGTACTGAATCAACTCATTTCCCGGATGGAAGCGGCCAGTCGCGACCTGCATTTTGAAGATGCAGCCCGGATACGCGATCAGATTCAGGCGGTTCGACGGGTGACGGAAAAACAATTTGTTTCCGGCGACGGCGAAGATTTGGATGTTATCAGTGTTGCTTTTGATGCTGGTATGGCTTGCGTCTATGTCCTATTCATCCGGCAGGGAAAAGTGCTTGGCAGCCGGAGTTATTTCCCTAAAGTGCCTGGCGGTACGGAATTGGGGGAAGTCGTGCAGACTTTTGTCGGGCAATTCTATTTACAGGGCAGCTTAGGCCGAACGTTGCCTACAGAAATTCTGCTCGATTTCACTCTGCCCGATAAAGATTTGCTGACGGAGTCTCTAACGGCAGTTGCGGGAAGAAAAGTACAAATTCAGACGAAACCTCGTGGAGATCGTGCTCGTTATTTAAAACTGGCGCGGACGAACGCTGCCACTGCGCTGGTCACAAAATTGTCTCAGCAGTCCACAATTCATCAGCGTCTGTCTGCATTAGCTAACGTCTTGCAACTGCCAGAAATCCATCGAATGGAGTGTTTTGATATCAGTCATACGATGGGGGAACAGACTGTGGCATCCTGTGTAGTATTTGATGCCAACGGTCCGTTACGTTCTGAATATCGCCGCTATAATATCAGTGGCATTACGCCAGGTGATGATTATGCCGCCATGGCACAAGTCCTCCGGCGTCGATATGGTAAAGCGCTGGATGACAGTAAAATACCGGATGTCATTGTGATCGATGGTGGAAAAGGGCAACTCGGCCAGGCTCAGGCCGTGTTTGACTCGTTGCAAGTATCATGGGATAAAAACAAGCCTCTGTTACTTGGTGTCGCGAAAGGCAGCGATCGTAAAGCCGGACTGGAAACGCTGTTTTTTGAGTCGACGGGCGAGGGCGTAGCACTGCCGCCGGATTCTCCCGCATTGCACGTTATTCAGCATATTCGTGATGATTCGCATGACCATGCAATTGGCGGACATCGTAAGAAGAGAGCAAAAGTAAGAAATACCAGTACGCTGGAGCTTATCGAAGGTGTCGGCCCTAAACGTCGTCAAACCCTCTTGAAATACATGGGAGGGCTGCAACCTTTGATGAATGCCAGTATTGAGGAGATTGCAAATGTTCCTGGAATTTCGCATGCATTGGCAGAAAAAATCTTCCATGCATTGAAACACTAG
- a CDS encoding NADPH-dependent F420 reductase yields MKIGVIGTGNMGAGLAALFSGKHDVFIGHRDPAKAAELARKLGPSVQGGGIAAAISVADIVVLATPFGAVSDIISAAGDLNGKVLVDISNPVSADFSELVIGHETSAAEEIQKLALGANVVKAFNTLFAQLLPEESRQSNKLQVFIAGDNERAREQVAELATSVNLEPVNAGPLKNSRYLEPLGAMNIQFGYFLGQGPVVAPAWVKA; encoded by the coding sequence ATGAAAATTGGCGTAATTGGTACAGGCAATATGGGTGCAGGCCTTGCTGCACTTTTTTCGGGTAAGCATGATGTCTTCATTGGGCACCGGGATCCGGCTAAAGCCGCTGAACTGGCTCGCAAGTTAGGTCCATCTGTTCAGGGGGGCGGAATTGCTGCTGCTATCTCTGTTGCTGATATTGTGGTTCTTGCCACTCCTTTCGGTGCAGTATCTGACATCATTTCAGCCGCTGGCGACCTGAATGGTAAAGTGCTGGTCGATATTTCCAACCCGGTGAGTGCTGATTTCAGTGAACTGGTTATTGGTCATGAGACCTCAGCGGCAGAAGAAATTCAGAAACTGGCTCTGGGAGCTAACGTTGTGAAAGCGTTCAATACGCTTTTTGCTCAGTTGCTCCCAGAAGAATCACGCCAGAGCAATAAATTACAGGTATTTATAGCCGGGGATAATGAGCGGGCACGTGAGCAGGTTGCCGAACTGGCGACATCCGTTAATCTGGAACCGGTGAATGCGGGCCCCCTCAAGAACAGCCGTTACCTTGAGCCTCTTGGCGCTATGAATATCCAGTTTGGTTATTTCTTGGGTCAGGGACCCGTGGTCGCTCCTGCCTGGGTGAAAGCCTAA
- a CDS encoding IS5 family transposase, with protein MAKQKFKITNWKTYNHALRQRGSLTVWVSDDATAAWYDKAQPKRRGRPLRYTDTAITTALMLKSVFGLTLRALQGFIDSVFLMTGVSLRCPDYTSISKRAQNVDINIKTPTRGEIALLVIDSTGLKVFGEGEWKVKKHGAEKRRVWRKLHLAADAATHEIVCADLSLSGVTDAQTLPGLIGQTQRKIKEAVADGAYDVRYCHDSLKRKKIRPVIPPRSGATYWPLAHYPERNQAVAYQRLSGSNEKWKEKVGYHIRSVAETAMSRIKKVCGGRLTLRNYDAQVGEAMALVKALNLMTLLGMPNSVRIA; from the coding sequence GTGGCAAAGCAAAAGTTCAAAATCACCAATTGGAAAACCTACAACCACGCACTCCGTCAACGGGGTTCGCTGACTGTCTGGGTCAGCGACGACGCCACTGCTGCATGGTACGACAAGGCACAACCAAAGCGGCGCGGCAGGCCGCTGCGCTACACGGATACCGCGATAACTACCGCGCTGATGCTCAAAAGCGTTTTCGGCCTTACGCTGCGGGCGCTGCAAGGATTTATCGACTCGGTTTTCCTGATGACGGGAGTGTCGTTGCGCTGCCCGGATTACACCAGCATCAGCAAGCGGGCTCAGAACGTCGACATCAATATCAAGACGCCGACGCGCGGCGAGATAGCGCTTCTGGTCATCGACTCCACCGGACTGAAAGTGTTCGGCGAAGGGGAGTGGAAGGTGAAAAAGCACGGCGCGGAGAAACGGCGGGTGTGGCGCAAGCTGCATCTGGCAGCGGACGCGGCCACGCATGAAATCGTGTGCGCGGACTTGTCATTGAGTGGCGTGACGGACGCACAGACGTTGCCGGGTCTGATAGGCCAGACGCAGCGGAAGATAAAGGAAGCGGTGGCAGACGGCGCTTATGATGTCCGCTACTGTCATGACAGTCTGAAGAGGAAGAAAATCAGGCCGGTGATCCCGCCGCGCAGTGGTGCGACCTACTGGCCTTTGGCGCATTACCCGGAACGGAATCAGGCGGTAGCGTATCAGAGGCTGTCGGGGAGCAATGAGAAATGGAAAGAGAAAGTGGGCTATCACATACGTTCAGTGGCGGAAACGGCGATGTCGCGGATAAAGAAAGTGTGTGGCGGACGGCTGACGCTGCGAAACTATGATGCACAGGTAGGCGAAGCCATGGCGTTGGTGAAAGCGTTAAATCTCATGACGTTGCTGGGTATGCCAAACAGTGTGCGTATTGCCTGA
- the pgsA gene encoding CDP-diacylglycerol--glycerol-3-phosphate 3-phosphatidyltransferase translates to MQFNIPTLLTLFRVALIPFFVLAFYLPFVWAPLLCALIFVFAAVTDWFDGFLARRWKQTTRFGAFLDPVADKVMVAVALVLVAEYYHSWWITLPAATMIAREIIISALREWMAEIGKRSSVAVSWIGKVKTTAQMMALFALLWRPERIVEGVGVVALYIAAVLTFWSMFQYLNAARHDLLEP, encoded by the coding sequence ATGCAATTTAATATACCGACGTTGCTTACCCTGTTTCGTGTTGCTCTTATTCCGTTTTTCGTGCTGGCGTTTTATCTTCCATTCGTCTGGGCACCGCTGCTCTGCGCGTTGATTTTCGTGTTTGCTGCCGTGACGGATTGGTTTGATGGTTTCCTTGCCCGCCGTTGGAAACAGACCACGCGTTTTGGTGCCTTCCTCGATCCTGTTGCGGATAAAGTGATGGTGGCTGTCGCGCTGGTACTGGTTGCAGAATACTATCACTCTTGGTGGATTACGCTGCCAGCAGCGACAATGATCGCACGGGAAATCATCATTTCAGCATTGCGAGAGTGGATGGCTGAAATTGGCAAGAGAAGTAGCGTTGCGGTGTCGTGGATAGGGAAGGTTAAAACTACGGCCCAGATGATGGCACTTTTTGCTTTGCTATGGCGCCCTGAACGCATTGTTGAAGGTGTCGGTGTTGTGGCGTTGTACATCGCGGCTGTACTGACTTTCTGGTCCATGTTTCAATATTTGAACGCCGCGCGACACGATCTGCTTGAACCTTGA
- the cycA gene encoding D-serine/D-alanine/glycine transporter codes for MVEQSKEAADLAPEQGEGLQRNLTNRHIQLIAIGGAIGTGLFMGSGKTISMAGPSIIFVYMIIGFMLFFVMRAMGELLLSNLNYKSFSDFAADLLGPWAGFFTGWTYWFCWVVTGIADVVAISAYSQFWFPDLSQWVSSLLCVLLLLTLNLATVKLFGEMEFWFAMIKIVAIVALIVVGVALVMMQFSSPSGNVASFTNLWNDGGMFPKGISGFFAGFQIAVFAFVGIELVGTTAAETKNPKVVLPRAINAIPIRIIMFYVFALIMIMSVTPWSAITADRSPFVEMFVLVGLPAAASMINFVVLTSAASSANSGVFSTSRMLFGLAKQGDAPKSFGMLSKRAVPSTGLMFSCICLLSGVVLIYLIPNVMTVFTLVTTVSAILFMFIWSIILCSYLTYRKKRPQLHAESSYKMPLGIFMCWICLAFFAFVIVLLTLQPDTRQALIVTPLWFIVLAIAYQFIRRKKQSVDVK; via the coding sequence ATGGTCGAACAATCAAAAGAAGCCGCAGACCTTGCTCCTGAACAAGGAGAGGGACTGCAACGGAATCTGACTAATCGTCATATTCAGCTCATCGCCATCGGCGGAGCGATCGGTACTGGGTTATTCATGGGCTCGGGCAAAACAATCAGCATGGCCGGTCCTTCGATCATCTTCGTTTATATGATCATTGGCTTTATGCTGTTTTTTGTCATGCGTGCAATGGGAGAACTATTACTCTCCAACCTCAACTATAAATCATTCAGCGATTTCGCTGCTGACCTACTTGGGCCATGGGCGGGTTTCTTTACCGGCTGGACTTACTGGTTCTGCTGGGTCGTAACCGGGATCGCCGATGTCGTAGCCATTAGTGCCTACTCTCAATTCTGGTTCCCTGATTTATCGCAGTGGGTCTCTTCCCTGCTTTGCGTTCTGCTATTACTGACGCTAAATCTGGCAACCGTGAAGCTGTTTGGTGAGATGGAATTCTGGTTCGCGATGATAAAAATTGTCGCTATCGTTGCGTTGATCGTGGTCGGTGTCGCGCTGGTCATGATGCAATTCTCTTCCCCATCAGGAAACGTCGCCTCTTTTACCAACCTCTGGAATGATGGTGGCATGTTCCCTAAAGGAATAAGCGGTTTCTTCGCCGGATTTCAAATCGCCGTATTCGCATTTGTCGGCATAGAACTGGTTGGGACGACCGCCGCTGAAACTAAAAATCCGAAAGTCGTGCTGCCGCGCGCAATTAACGCCATTCCAATTCGTATCATCATGTTTTATGTTTTTGCGTTAATCATGATTATGTCCGTCACTCCGTGGAGTGCAATCACGGCAGATCGCAGTCCTTTCGTGGAAATGTTCGTGCTGGTTGGCTTACCAGCGGCTGCCAGTATGATCAACTTTGTCGTCCTGACATCGGCGGCATCCTCAGCCAATAGCGGCGTATTTTCCACCAGCCGCATGCTCTTTGGCCTGGCGAAACAAGGCGATGCGCCGAAAAGTTTCGGTATGCTCTCTAAACGCGCGGTTCCTTCGACGGGATTGATGTTTTCCTGCATTTGTTTGCTGTCGGGTGTGGTGTTGATCTACCTGATTCCGAACGTGATGACGGTCTTTACGCTGGTGACCACCGTCTCCGCAATTTTATTCATGTTCATCTGGAGCATCATCCTGTGCTCTTACCTGACATACCGTAAAAAACGCCCTCAGCTACATGCCGAGTCATCCTATAAAATGCCGTTGGGTATTTTCATGTGCTGGATATGTCTAGCCTTTTTCGCTTTTGTTATTGTACTGTTAACATTACAGCCAGATACACGGCAGGCGCTTATTGTCACACCGCTGTGGTTTATTGTTCTGGCTATTGCTTATCAGTTTATTCGTCGGAAAAAGCAGTCTGTTGACGTGAAGTAA
- a CDS encoding helix-turn-helix domain-containing protein, giving the protein MNIEQQEQRMDWHPADIIAALRKRKTTLAAVSREAGLSSSTLANALNRPWPKGERLIADALGIPASEIWPNRYFDSQGQRIPREIRHKNN; this is encoded by the coding sequence ATGAACATTGAACAACAGGAACAACGAATGGACTGGCATCCTGCCGATATCATTGCAGCCCTGCGCAAACGAAAGACGACGTTAGCCGCCGTATCACGTGAGGCGGGTCTTAGTTCATCAACGCTTGCAAATGCACTAAACCGACCCTGGCCGAAAGGCGAACGACTGATCGCCGACGCACTGGGCATTCCAGCGAGTGAAATCTGGCCGAATCGTTATTTCGATTCACAAGGGCAGCGCATTCCGCGAGAAATTCGTCATAAAAACAATTAG